The Synechococcus sp. RS9916 DNA segment TGGGTCACGGTGCCGCTGCCCACCGCGCTGCCGGGGGCGATGTAACTGTTGGTTTGGCCATCAATCGCTCGCTGCACCAGCACCTGAGGTTGCAGATCGAACTGGAAATTGCTGCTCAGTTGGATCGGCTTGAGATTGCGACCGATAAAGAAACCATTGCGGTCGTCGTTGTCGATGCCGAGCACCCAGCGGTTCTCGACTTCTTCCTGCTTCTGGATGCGCTGACTGCGGCTGACGTTGATCGGCAAGCGTTCTTCCACGATCAGTTGATTGCGCCGTGCCTTGATCAGGATGTCGCCGTTGGGCTCCTGGGTGGCCACCACATCTTCGGCATCAATGCGGGTCTGGGCTGGGGTATAGGGGTCGTTGGTGAAACCCATACGATCGGCGCTCCAGCCATCCGGGGTCAGACGGATGCGGGCCGCTTGGAAACGCCATCGACTGATCTCGCCGGTCACCAGTTGGGCCCGACCGAGCCCCTTGAGCTGGGACGGTTGCAGGGTTCCGTAGTCGTTCTCCTCCTCGATGGTCTGTTCACGGGTTTCCTGCTTGCGCTGACCACCACCAGGCACCCCAAGTCGGCGCTCAATCGTCAGTGTTTGCTGGAACTGAATGCTGCTGATGCGCTGATCGATGGCTGCGATGGCCTTGGCTCGCAGGTCTTCCTGTTCGGCCAGTGAGAGGGTCGACTCTGTTGTGAGTCCGAGCGGTTCCTGCTGGCGAGTCGTGGTCTGAACGGGCAGACGGTCACCACCGAGGCTTCCGTACTCGAGCGCTTCACTGAGGGTCCGTTTGGGCTTGCGATTCGCGCGGTCAGGGTCAGGACAGCCGAGCGGCGGCGGAACATCGCTGGGTGTTGCCTGTGCCGGATCAGTCCCCCAGCGATAGCGAGCTCCGATGAGGTAGGCATTGCTGCCCTCACGCACGCCGCTGTAGGTGCCAAAGGCACCAGAGCGATGGTGGATGCGCCCCACCAACGACAAGCGCTTCGAGACCGCCGCTTCAAGCTCGAAGCCCAGGTAATTGAGGAACTGGGCGTAGTTCTCCCGGTACGTGCGCTCGTAATTGCTGTTGGCGGTGAAGTAGCTCACCCCTTCCACGACGCCGAGACTTAGCCAGGGCTGCATCCATAGCCGGGCCCCGATGCCGACGATGCCTTCGCCGAAGCTCTGTTGGGGAGTGTTGGCATAAGGGACGGATTGATTGAAAGCTCCGCCGGGTTGTTCGTAGGCCTGGTGGCCAAACAGATTGCCTTCCACTTCGATGGCCAGCGGTCCGGCTTTCCAGATCCGCTTTTGCACAGTCACGCCCGAGAGGTACTCCGGTCGCATGCGCCCATTGAAGAAAAACGTGTCCCCGAAGTTGGAGTCGATGCTTTGTCCGCCCCAGACCGTGGCAGCCCAGGGGTGTGGATGCCACTCCGGGATCGGTGGTAACACCGGGGGACAGGCCATCTCCAGATGGTGTTCCGAATCGGCATTGACTGGGCCTGGAACGACCCACTCGCTCGAAGCGGGTTGCTCCAAACTCCAGAATCCCCCCTGATCGCCTTGGGGACTGATGCGTTCGGCCGTACTGCCAGCCAG contains these protein-coding regions:
- a CDS encoding DUF3769 domain-containing protein, with product MPGRFAKPLRPSLISIGAAALMLVTAEQAVAGDSGPSLSPERERNSGSRSKATKAFDAPVAIQLKADRQVFDGQRNLFVAEGNVTARINGGLLQADRIEFDSSFNTFAARGSVRYRKGSQYFQAGSLRFSLIQNEGVFEDVYGVLDLDTAALDLDPSNRSQRSNRAGDIAPLPTLESSGLGFPTALQIELAGSTAERISPQGDQGGFWSLEQPASSEWVVPGPVNADSEHHLEMACPPVLPPIPEWHPHPWAATVWGGQSIDSNFGDTFFFNGRMRPEYLSGVTVQKRIWKAGPLAIEVEGNLFGHQAYEQPGGAFNQSVPYANTPQQSFGEGIVGIGARLWMQPWLSLGVVEGVSYFTANSNYERTYRENYAQFLNYLGFELEAAVSKRLSLVGRIHHRSGAFGTYSGVREGSNAYLIGARYRWGTDPAQATPSDVPPPLGCPDPDRANRKPKRTLSEALEYGSLGGDRLPVQTTTRQQEPLGLTTESTLSLAEQEDLRAKAIAAIDQRISSIQFQQTLTIERRLGVPGGGQRKQETREQTIEEENDYGTLQPSQLKGLGRAQLVTGEISRWRFQAARIRLTPDGWSADRMGFTNDPYTPAQTRIDAEDVVATQEPNGDILIKARRNQLIVEERLPINVSRSQRIQKQEEVENRWVLGIDNDDRNGFFIGRNLKPIQLSSNFQFDLQPQVLVQRAIDGQTNSYIAPGSAVGSGTVTQPISAGDAFGLEAELSGRVWGWKTSLNADISTLNPDNLDNGSRYWGELKNAVGLPWLGNVKTRLFGAYRYRTWNGSLGQTDVYSAFGGFAEQKGAWQWGQLANDYLWRVGVGNYQAETFESENLADLWRANVYASVNSSFPLWRGKPAPLTPEAAYRYSPVAIVPGLTLNSNVNTLLAAYGNGTQQNSISLSGGPTLTLGTFSKPFLDYTQLSLTGGGTLKQGSSPFDFDQAIDLGTVGVGLTQQLAGPLLINAGVAINVDPNSDYYGNVINSNIELRWQRRSYDFGFYYNPYEGIGGFRFRLNDFNFTGTGVPFVPYSPSNPNNALDQRLF